The following are from one region of the Cloacibacterium sp. TD35 genome:
- a CDS encoding phosphoribosyl-ATP pyrophosphatase — translation MKNLEDLRKRKETLRKEIAELEDIAAFKNPKESLSAISHGFTDQFLVDKTDENGEHRLNMKPAEILSFATGGASENYIKTKINEYGEEKIGINTQNVVGSIAENAIKIGLAAVVTNFAKKNLYHTSWKKKIISIALIYLAPMVLKFLREKLEEYEEREVLKSLEEII, via the coding sequence ATGAAAAACTTAGAAGACTTAAGAAAACGCAAGGAAACTTTAAGAAAAGAAATTGCTGAGTTAGAAGATATCGCAGCATTTAAAAATCCTAAAGAAAGTTTAAGTGCGATCTCTCATGGATTCACCGACCAATTTTTAGTAGACAAAACTGACGAAAACGGAGAACACCGATTAAATATGAAACCTGCAGAAATATTGAGTTTTGCAACAGGTGGCGCTTCAGAAAATTATATCAAAACCAAAATCAACGAATACGGCGAAGAAAAAATAGGTATCAATACTCAAAACGTAGTAGGAAGCATCGCCGAAAACGCCATTAAAATAGGATTAGCAGCCGTAGTTACCAATTTTGCGAAGAAAAACCTCTATCACACCAGTTGGAAGAAAAAAATAATCAGCATTGCGCTTATTTATTTGGCTCCCATGGTTTTAAAATTTTTAAGGGAAAAATTAGAAGAATACGAAGAACGTGAAGTTTTAAAAAGTTTAGAAGAAATTATTTAA
- a CDS encoding phage holin family protein has product MIDLIKDYAEKKIELVKLDATEKSLKIIGVSVPVMIISVLAIFFIFLLNVSLGLFLGNWLHNFAYGFLILAGFYLLLILLVFLMRNYIKKIITNKAIEMLFND; this is encoded by the coding sequence ATGATAGATCTCATTAAAGATTACGCGGAAAAAAAAATAGAACTCGTAAAGCTAGATGCAACCGAGAAATCTCTTAAAATCATTGGAGTTTCAGTACCTGTAATGATTATTTCTGTACTTGCCATTTTCTTTATCTTTTTGTTAAACGTAAGTTTAGGTTTATTCTTAGGAAATTGGCTCCACAACTTTGCTTATGGCTTCCTCATTCTTGCAGGATTCTATTTATTGCTAATCTTATTGGTCTTTTTAATGAGAAACTACATTAAAAAAATCATTACCAATAAGGCAATAGAAATGCTGTTTAACGATTAA
- a CDS encoding YtxH domain-containing protein yields the protein MGKGKNTAGIIAGLLAGAAVGVVLGMLYAPEEGKETRKKLKAKANDLKDQALDEYDKVSEKVKSEYGHLSEKAKENLDKVVSSVKENYEKYKHTAANKASEVVKEVETELDALK from the coding sequence ATGGGAAAAGGTAAAAATACAGCAGGAATTATTGCAGGTCTTCTAGCAGGTGCTGCAGTAGGTGTAGTTCTAGGAATGCTTTACGCTCCAGAAGAAGGTAAAGAAACCAGAAAAAAACTAAAAGCTAAAGCGAATGATTTAAAAGATCAAGCATTAGACGAATACGATAAAGTATCTGAAAAAGTAAAGTCGGAATACGGACATTTATCAGAAAAAGCAAAAGAAAACTTAGATAAAGTAGTTTCTAGTGTTAAAGAAAACTACGAAAAATACAAACATACGGCAGCCAATAAAGCTTCGGAAGTAGTAAAAGAAGTAGAAACAGAGCTAGATGCTTTAAAATAA
- the cmk gene encoding (d)CMP kinase: MNKKPVIAIDGFSSTGKSSISKIIAQKLDLIHIDTGALYRGITYFALENCLNDSQEIDIKSLFEKFDQIHLEFILNNGVLELFLNGKNIDKEIREPRVSDHVSLIAKQAEVRAFLLDFQRNLAKKGGVIMDGRDIGTVILPDADYKFFITASPEERAKRRHLELQNSGVDISREEVYENLKTRDKIDSERAVAPLKKADDAILIDNTLLNKEETIALILSHISK, from the coding sequence ATGAACAAAAAACCAGTTATTGCTATTGACGGATTTTCATCTACCGGAAAAAGTTCAATTTCTAAAATAATTGCCCAAAAACTTGACCTCATCCATATTGATACAGGTGCGCTCTACCGTGGAATTACCTATTTCGCTTTAGAAAACTGTCTTAATGATAGCCAAGAAATAGACATAAAGTCACTCTTTGAAAAATTTGACCAAATTCATTTGGAATTTATTTTAAACAATGGCGTTTTAGAACTTTTCCTCAATGGCAAAAACATTGATAAAGAAATTCGTGAACCTAGAGTTTCTGACCATGTAAGTCTTATTGCAAAACAAGCAGAAGTAAGAGCTTTTTTACTTGATTTTCAACGAAATTTGGCTAAAAAAGGTGGCGTAATAATGGACGGAAGAGACATAGGAACTGTTATTCTACCTGATGCAGATTATAAATTCTTCATCACCGCCAGTCCAGAAGAAAGAGCCAAAAGAAGACATCTAGAACTGCAAAATTCTGGCGTAGACATTTCTAGAGAAGAAGTTTACGAAAACCTAAAAACCAGAGATAAAATCGATAGCGAAAGAGCTGTAGCTCCGCTGAAAAAAGCAGATGATGCCATCTTGATAGACAATACCTTACTGAACAAAGAAGAAACCATAGCATTGATTCTATCACATATTTCGAAATAA